Proteins from a genomic interval of Streptomyces fodineus:
- a CDS encoding thioesterase II family protein: MSGPVGERWLRRYRDDDGCETKLVCFPSAGSGASAYRTWPAGLPSDVGVLAVRYPGREDRFGDRFPTALEALADDIADALGELTRHRLVLFGHSMGASVAHEVALRFQEQGRPPAALCVSGRRPTHALAGRQMISGTDEEIIAHVVSFDASRAAVFADPGLREIVLPAVRADYHLVDDYSGGPRPLLDCPVYGYTGDDDSEVTPEQMRRWGELTHHAFRLRVLPGGHFYLRAEEAALLADLRDVLSDIKSRMNTAS, from the coding sequence ATGAGTGGTCCGGTGGGAGAGCGGTGGTTACGCCGCTACCGTGATGACGACGGGTGCGAGACGAAACTCGTCTGCTTCCCCTCCGCCGGCTCCGGTGCGAGTGCCTATCGCACCTGGCCCGCGGGGCTGCCCTCGGACGTCGGTGTGCTGGCCGTCCGGTACCCGGGCCGCGAGGACCGCTTCGGCGATCGGTTCCCGACCGCGCTGGAAGCCCTCGCGGACGACATAGCCGACGCGCTCGGCGAGCTGACCCGGCATCGGCTGGTGCTGTTCGGCCACAGCATGGGGGCTTCGGTGGCGCACGAGGTGGCGCTGCGCTTCCAGGAACAGGGGCGTCCGCCGGCTGCCTTGTGTGTGTCCGGCAGACGGCCGACGCATGCGCTGGCCGGCCGGCAGATGATCTCCGGCACGGACGAGGAGATCATCGCGCATGTGGTGAGCTTCGACGCGAGCCGTGCCGCCGTGTTCGCCGACCCCGGCCTGCGGGAGATCGTGCTTCCCGCGGTCCGCGCGGACTACCATCTGGTGGACGACTATTCCGGTGGCCCCCGGCCCCTGCTCGACTGCCCGGTGTACGGCTACACCGGTGACGATGATTCGGAAGTGACCCCGGAGCAGATGCGCCGCTGGGGGGAACTGACGCACCATGCTTTCCGGCTCCGGGTGCTGCCTGGTGGGCATTTCTACCTCAGAGCCGAGGAGGCCGCACTGCTGGCGGACTTGCGTGACGTACTGAGCGACATCAAGTCACGCATGAATACCGCCTCATGA